The window GTAAGGGGTCCACTGACTATGACAATGACAATACAATAAGAATACTTTCATTCACAtactatatataaataaagactgatgaAATGAGATTTGCACATGTAATTTGTAGTTTATTATTAATGTATGCCACACAGTTTACAATTACAATATCTCAAAAAAGAAGGTTATAGAAACCTATTTGGTAGATGCTATATGTGTATTTTAGTATTATCATGAGGAAAAAACAGGTAATGAGCAATTGTGTGAAAATATTGAAGCAACAAGTCAAACAGCAGACATgaagttaaaggtatactatgcaactggggttgatttttcagcgaggctccccccagagggcgcaAGTAAAAGttcactgtcgtaaagatgcttaGCTGTtcttctggtttctccgtcaagccaggcgcggttgttttgagcttagcagacaggcgaacacaacgaaaagttgaaaaaacgacagtacaaacaatgactaacacagtgaaagtatgaacatgcacacagagagagagaaaccattccaatgttacttacaatcgcatcagcagaaacgcgaggtccgcgtcagccttgcagccttctttttcttttagctctcgctattcggaaaaagcttgcccgatgttcacccgtgtacgactcctctctctgtccagagcccttttcctctttcttgcctgctccgacatgggttttcactgttttctcgctggttccgccatgataactgcgcaaatatcgccactgcgctagcaacgagcatgcctttcactgggggcgtgtagcagttctcggcGTAAAGCAAGACCAACTCTCGcaatgcaccagacttctgagcctgtgggtgcgggccgagggctcctgcaattgcaagtacagtatttcccctacagaccaccagggcggccgagaaaacctttgtttgacctggAATGActtatttaatcatccaaaacggtatggaacacattaattaactgaaaaatgttgcatagtatgcctttaagcatGGGCATAAATGTGTCTTTCAAATGGACAATGATCAGCCATGTTTGAAAGTACAAATAATAACGAAAACCATGTTGACATTAACTTAATGCAGCTATGACCAAATGTACTGACTCCTAAACTGTCATTGGTACAAGTCAGTGAAGAGCTAAAACATGACCAGAAACACAAAACTCCTTCATGCAGTTATAAAAGTAGAATCCTTCTGTTGTTGTGAGATGAAGCAAAATATGTTACAAAAGTCTTCAATTTTGAGGCCCAGTGCCCTCCTTGACTCTATACTAAGTAAGTATTCCAATGTGACTTAGCCTGGCATCAGCCACTGTTGTCCTTAGGTTAGTTTTAATcaattttaaagcagaaaagctTCTCTCACAAGAAGCAGTACTAACTGGACTAACAACAGCAATCTTGCAACGTTTGAATAATTCACACAAAACCTCTTGATAAGGTTCAAGAAACACAAGAAAATCAAGCAAAGTAGAAGGCGTGTCTAAATCACTCTTTATTCTCTGATCAAGCAAACACTTTGCTTGGTGCACCTCATGTTTCAGGTCATCTAAATCTGACTCAAAGATCTGTCCAAAAGCAATCAGAGGTTCCACATTCAAGAAAGTTGCACTTTTGGGGTTTAGAGACTGCACTCCTTGCATGATCtcacagtttttctttgaaaaatgcCTCTTTTACTCCACTATGAGACAGTCAAGCACCTGATTAAAGAGTGATCTGGGGAagccatcatcatcaccttttCTCTGTCCTATACTGCTCATTACAAGTGAgtcaagaaattttaaactTAAACTTAGATGTCTTCTGTCAATTTTTACACTAATTTTGCTCTTCTTAGCAAGCTCCTCGACCTCTTTCCATAGTTCATCAAAGTACTTTTCATTTCTGTAGTCCTGGAAAGTGTCTCTAAGAGCACCTACTAGATCTGTAGCTCTTCTTAGATCAAGAGTGCTGGTCTGGAGCATGTCAGAAAGACATTTGGCATCACCTAGCACTTTACAAAAGGTAACCAAAAGACCTAAGAATTGCACATCTATTTGAAGAAGCAGACCCCTTGCCTCCACTgatctttcaccttttttctcaAGTGCAATATCCTGCAACAATCTCAGAACTGCTGGAAGTCTATCTTTCATGGTACGGCATGCCGTGTACTTGCAGGCCCACCTTGTATCCGAAAGTGCCTGGAGCTCCCTGGGCTTTTCTGCTGGATACAACTCTTTCTGTACATCAAGCCACCTAAGATGAACATAAGAGCCAGACACAAAGTTATACAGCTGCTGTAGAAGTGCAAAAAAGTCAACGACCTTAGGAACTGCTTTGGTAGCATCAACAAGGACTAAATTCAAGCAATGTGCGTTACAAtgaacataaaatgcaaatttGGCATTGCTCTGAATTCTGGCAGATACACCGGAATGCTTCCCACTCATGACGGATGCACCATCATAACCCTGTCCCACTAGGTTATTTATGTAGTCCAGACCATGTTTCTCAAGACAGTTAATGATCATTTCACTAAGACCCGCTGCATTAAGGCTTTCAGCTGCCTGGAAACATAGGAAGCTTTCATGGATGACACCATTGTAATAATATCGTACAACTACAgatatttgttccttttttaggAAGTCTTTTGTTTCATCTGCAATAACACTGAATGCTTCACATTCCTTCACTTCTTTTATGATTTCGGTCTGTACCATCTCTGCTAAGCACTGAAGAATTGCATTTTGGATTTGATGACTTGTGTATTTTGCATTGCCACATCCTCTAAGCTTTTTTTCAATTAACTGATCATATTTTGCTATTTCATTCAATATAGCCAAAAAGTTTCCCTTATTTTTAGAGTCCTCAGATTCTCGATGCCCCCTTTGAGCAATATTCTGTGTTGCAGTCAACAGAAGAACATCGGctattgttttaatataataCCGGTTTTCTTCCACCACTTTTTCCGGTTTGGGTTTATAGAATTTAGCATGGTTGTATTTCCCTCAATAGCCCTTTTATATTGACTCCATGCATACATTGCATTTACGTGGTGCTCTGACTTTGAGTGAAGTTTAAATCCAGACTCCTTGTACAATGCCTTTTTCCAATAACAGAAACCAGAACGCGAGGCAAAGACACTGTCTGGTGCATTAGGCAAGGAAAAATGCCTACAGGCAAAGCAGTAGGAAGAGTCTTTAATAACAGAATATTCTAACCAAGAACAGTCTTTGTACCAGGAGCTGTGAAAAGACCTCTTTCTCATTCCATGCTGAGTTATGGGGAAGTTTGTGGAACTTGGCTGAACAGGGCCATGTTCTTCGGACCTTGAAATATCTGGAATAGAAACATAATGGTCATATAAACACAATTGACATGACCATTATGTCATCTAAATTGTGCAATTACAAAGCAGGTGTTTTTCTAAGTAAAAATACTACCTGGTCCTTTTGGAAGCGTAAAAGGAGTGCTGGACGCAGCTGAGAAGAGGTCAATGGGATCTCCTGCAACTGGCCCTTCTGGCTCCTCatcatcctgatcagatgtagagctctctgtgttttctgacTCCTCCTTTGATTGAACTACATTGTAAAAATAGTACATTAACACAATTGAACCGACAATTAAAGAAACACATTAGCAGCAgccaacatgtaaaaataacctAAAACAGAATTGGAATTTGACTGTTTCTGTAGATACTCTGACCTGGTGATGGTAGACTGGTGCTTGCCTGACATTCCTTCTTGTGACTGGTCTCAGGACATGAGCTACCAGGACTGCTGATGTCAGAGCTGAACCCTGTTTGATTTGTCCCTGAATTGCTTCTTTTTATAAAGAAGATACCTATCCTGCCATCTATCCTGCTTCCCTGTCTTATCATTTTCAACTGGCCCTATTACTATGTAATATGTGAAGCGCCCGCTTCACATATTACATAGTGATAATAGATCCCCACTTCCAGTGTGTCGGTCGGGGCAAACAGACTGCGGCTGTATGTTGAGTATTCAAACTTCTCAGCTACTGGGGCGACcaacatgtttttattcataatcATTATCAACTTTATTGATAAAGTGCTTTAACAGCAGCCAGAGCTGAAATAAAGTGCTAAAAATCAgcaataagaaaagaaaaatcaaataaaatgacaaaactaaacacacaagaattgaaagaaattaaaaattttatgtaaaacatAATTAAGCAAAAGGAGTAAACAGATTAAATTGTCCCAAAGTTcctgagtgagtttccatgacgacggaactctgagggccagagggagaagctccaatgggatacaatggcaacttctgacgcccgctgcagcggctgtgattaatgtagaaatctgaaattcacaCAGTCACATTGTTGGTATTGATGGCACTGTTCTTAAATGGTTCAGGTCTTACCTGGAGGAGAGAACTTTTTCGGTGAATATTAGTGGCTCTAAATCATCTATTGCCTCAATGTCTTACGGTGTCCCACAGGGCTCAATTCTTGGCCCActgcttttctctctttatATACTGCCTCTGGGTTCTATCCTTAGGAAACATGggatctcttttcatttttacgcTGATGATTGTCAGATTTATTTGCCCATAAAGCAGCAGGATGTACGGTCAATCAAACATCTCCTGGCTTGTCTAGGAGATATTAAAGCTTGGTTGgccttgaactttttaaactttaatgaaaacaaaacagaggtgATGGTGTTTGGACCCAGTGGCTCCTGTGAGTCCTCCTCTGTTGACCTGGGACCTTTGGAGGAATATTTTAAACCTGTTATTACAGATCTTGGTTTTAAGGTGGATAGTGATTTTAAATTGGACAGCCAAATTAGAGCCGTGGTTAAGTCCAGCTTTTATCATTTAAGGCGATTGGCGTCAGTGAAATCTTTTCTTTCCAGGCAGCATTTTGAAACAgtgatccatgcttttatttcaactcGATTGGActactgtaatgcactttatctgGGAGTCAGTCAGGCGCTGCTCTCACGTCTGCAGCTagtacaaaatgctgctgcacgttTGTTGACAGGTACTCGAAAAAGGGACCATGTGACCCCTGTCCTGGCCTCACTTCACTGGCTGCCTGTatattttaggattcattttaaaattcttatgtttgtttttaaatcattgcatAATCTTGCCCCGGCTTACCTCACTGAGCTTCTTCATCTCCACATACCCCATCGGTCTCTCAGGTCAGCAAATCAGCTGCTCTTGGAGGTACCGAGAACAAaaaggaagctcagaggggacagGGCTTTCTCTGTTATGGGCCCCAAATTATGGAATGACTTACCTTTGCAGGTCAGAGAGGCCCCTTCTCTGTCCACTTTTAAAGCTCGTCTTAAAACCCATCTATTTAACTTGGCTTTCAACACCAGCGAGATCTAGTTTAAAgtgtatgtctttgtttttaaactacttttaattataattatttttattttgttgtgtttttggattgtacagcactttgtatcaactgtggttgttttaaagtgctttataaataaagctggtatggtatggtatggttgacttatttggtgaattttaggattttctccctttttatgcacttctcagtacaggatttacaccaaactaacagagtaacatcacccggtgatactgaacacaaccatgctagcggctaactgttagcatgttgctaaccagaagtagctttaggaaggtcctatcaacttctgcttagccagggtttttctgcctttacagacagagagagggctgcagctgtcagtgagtctccatgacaacgctgctagcaagaggctcctaggaggtccattgagaaaacctaaacctaaacctggaagtctatgctcataaatcacaaccataaatcagcaaaataacttgtaataactctacttataactaactatcagaaatataaactaaaggtcaccaatcagttctaaaacatctttagacgaacccttgttaatccctggagaaccagcgtaccagattagcgccttacaaagagttttcaatcattctgtaaCATTTTATCCGAGTGTGTTTTACTCATGCGAGCAGCAACTCgaggtcttgtcttacttttaattgattattttttaacctggacacaAACCAAACAATTATCACAGGATCAACCCGATCCTGAATAAAATGAATCGATttacacacttaccataactcAGGGtagctccccatcagttgccGCAGGTTGTGATAAACtaacttccacttcttcttcttctgttttaaaagtggtgcgctcctcttcttcttcatcctctttgtgtttttttttttccagtgtcctgtctagcaatgtggcaataagaattgatgtcttaatgccaaatagagctcgacagtttttgctttcacaagtagagcaaacagctttcgccatagtgctccgcttgatttgtgcatgtaaatagctttattgtgattcctgcagggagaatttcaaattatatggacactacaatgggaaagtaggagaataatggaagaacaagaagagaaaaaaagaaagaggtgaaagaaagaaaagataaaagggagagaatgataaaacgtcctctgtctgctccatcacctggaaagatacgcaaaaagaacagcacaaccaacagacataaagcagcagatacaatcgagtaacaccttgatgccattgctaaatcatatgtattattatttaagctaacatgtgtaatgtgatacctgaaaaaagaaagtgaaagaaaataaataaataaattataggctttctgtatataagtgtacatttaatacctgggacccagcacctgtgggagtttgtgagagtggtATAGTTAGGTATAGTTACAGCACACCTTTTAACCATTGTGACAAAAATATATTCATTGTGAGATATATAAGCACACCCTTTAATCATTATGATAAGAATATATTCATTGTAAGATATTAATCCACTACATTCCCCCCTGTGATCCTGAAAAGGGTCACAAAGTAAATCACGCTCTACAACTGATTGTCGAATTATCACGAATACGAACTTCAAGAGTAAATATTGATTATACATAGCACACCAAAAGCTAATAGTAATTAGTACAAGATTCTAGAATCAAAGCACACCTCAAACTAATAGTGAGTGATACACAAAACTATGATCACATGGTAAAACATAAAGGATTTATAGTAAAACAAAGAGGAAACCCCCCTTGGCACTCTTGTGAGGACATTTCCTCTTGCTTACTTTTTTTATAGAAGgattttcagtgtttgttttagCAATGATACGGGGTAGAGGGATGACATGTCCAAGCAGCTTGATCATCTGCTAGGCCACCACAACCCTCACCCAAAGGTGTCACTGCACACCAGTACATCAACCAATTTGATGTTTAAATAATACTCTATCATGCCTGGCTAGGTCAGGCAAACTAGTCACTTAATGGTCAGTAGACCTTCATTACAACCAACATGTGAGCAACCCTAATGGTACTCTCTGCACAGTACTCGTACTGCcaaaggcgttcccaggccagccgggagacatagtccctccaacgtgtcctgggtcttcccctgggcctcctcccggtgggacgtgcccggaacacctcaccagggaggcgtccaggaggcatcctgaccagatgcccgagccaccacaactggctcctctcgacgtggaggagcagcggctctactctgagtcctccccagatgactgagctcctcaccctatctctaagggagagcccagacacactacggagaaaactcatttcagccgcttgtatccgggatctcattctttcggtcacgaccaaagctcgtgaccatagatgagggtaggaacgtagatcgaccggtaaatcgagagcttcgccttttggctcagctctctcttcaccacaacggattggtacagcgcccgcttcacagcagacgctgcaccaatccgcctgtcgatctcccgctccatcttcccctcattcgtgaacaagaccccaagatacttgaactcctccactaggggcaggacatcctccccaacccggagaaggcactctacccttttccggttcaagaccatggtctcggatttggaggcactgattttcatcccagccGCTTCGCAATCGGCTGCGAACcactctagtgagagctgtagatcacgccctgatgaagccaataggaccacgtcatccgcgaatagcagagacacaatcctaaggccaccaaaacggatcccctcaacaccttggctgcgcctagaaattctgtccataaaagttatgaacagaatcggtgacaaagggcaaccttggcggacaCAATcatatttatcatttatatCCAACTTAGTTTCTGAGATTATTGATAGTTCTGGGTTTGGGGATTAGGTAACACCACCCCCCTTAGAGGTTGAATCCCCAGTCCTCCAGTGGAAGCCTCAGGAGCACGTTGTCCCGGCAACTGCTGCTGCGCCAGTGTGGTAGTAGCCAAGCGCCACTGCAATACTTGACGTCGTGCTGTGTCGCGTTCTGTTGTCATCTGCAGCAGTCTCCCCTGTAAGTTGACTATAGTCTGTTGTGCATCTTGAAGTTTTTGTGTCAGCTTGTCATGTTCCTGGGTTAACTGCCACACTTTGGCCTTATGTTTGGCTCGGTATGTGTTGCGGCGAACTGAGAACATGCGCTTCCGTGACGCCGGAGATAGACCTCTGATCAGTTGAGTATAGACCACAGTGTTCATAGAGGCAATTTCAGTCTTTAGGTCTTGagaggttttgtaaaaatccagagGGTGCATCAGGAACCCCGAGATGTGGCTCATCTCGAGGGAGCTCAGCTGCATCTGCTGAAAGACAGTAGCAGGCGGTCCCAGTGCAGGATTCTCCATCGTGGTAGGACCAGTCGCCATCATGCCCAATGTAGACGGCAACTCCTGGAAAGATCTGTCTGGCCATCCTCGGTCCTCTGGGTCCTTGGGGCTGGCAGGGCTGAAGTCGATCCTCAGGGCTCCTGGTGATGGCAGGTTGTCCATCGGCAGTACTCTGGGGGTCATCAGGAATGTGCTTCCCCCCGGTGGTACGGCGCCTGGCCCCTCTGCTGGATCGTCTGGCTGCCTATTGGGAAT is drawn from Fundulus heteroclitus isolate FHET01 unplaced genomic scaffold, MU-UCD_Fhet_4.1 scaffold_407, whole genome shotgun sequence and contains these coding sequences:
- the LOC118560210 gene encoding zinc finger MYM-type protein 1-like, yielding MVQTEIIKEVKECEAFSVIADETKDFLKKEQISVVVRYYYNGVIHESFLCFQAAESLNAAGLSEMIINCLEKHGLDYINNLVGQGYDGASVMSGKHSGVSARIQSNAKFAFYVHCNAHCLNLVLVDATKAVPKVVDFFALLQQLYNFVSGSYVHLRWLDVQKELYPAEKPRELQALSDTRWACKYTACRTMKDRLPAVLRLLQDIALEKKGERSVEARGLLLQIDVQFLGLLVTFCKVLGDAKCLSDMLQTSTLDLRRATDLVGALRDTFQDYRNEKYFDELWKEVEELAKKSKISVKIDRRHLSLSLKFLDSLVMSSIGQRKGDDDGFPRSLFNQVLDCLIVE